The proteins below come from a single Sinobacterium norvegicum genomic window:
- a CDS encoding pilin yields MDSFNGFTLVELLFVVAIVGILSAVSFPVYQGYVYRSEVQGLHSAMINFITPIEDEILAGNISPVAADVVLDETAEALVDGVTVTMAFNESSGTIEGKYGDKSGLLTGEVLALGRTVEGGWLCFWSGAEDYAPQGCGN; encoded by the coding sequence ATGGATAGTTTCAATGGATTTACGCTAGTCGAGCTTCTTTTTGTTGTTGCTATTGTTGGCATACTTTCCGCAGTTAGTTTCCCTGTATATCAGGGGTATGTGTATAGGAGTGAAGTTCAAGGTTTGCACAGTGCGATGATAAACTTTATCACCCCGATAGAAGACGAAATTTTAGCTGGAAATATCTCTCCAGTAGCCGCTGATGTAGTTCTGGACGAGACCGCTGAGGCATTGGTCGACGGGGTGACTGTAACCATGGCTTTCAATGAGAGTAGTGGTACTATCGAAGGGAAGTATGGGGATAAGTCGGGCCTGCTTACCGGTGAGGTGTTGGCGCTAGGAAGAACCGTCGAAGGGGGTTGGCTGTGTTTCTGGAGTGGGGCGGAAGATTACGCCCCCCAGGGTTGTGGGAATTAA